One Paralichthys olivaceus isolate ysfri-2021 chromosome 8, ASM2471397v2, whole genome shotgun sequence genomic region harbors:
- the LOC109627310 gene encoding collagen alpha-1(XVII) chain-like isoform X3, whose protein sequence is MDKLTTVRTVSYGGGAGAGSKGDLSMSSGGSGGRAASGGSSGTSSSVVVTSSRSGGSGASNGTGGISITTAGASSADGSAASGGSGAAYRAAGGGFSGISSGFTSDGRDGKREGGQGSVSTVTSYTSGGSGEAKRGSSSAITYSPKERRSMSSMTAALSDVFDESSSTSSSPEYSRKEYGTSNATSGSATRGRTQSRESEIRARLQSASPSACWTELDDVKRLLRGNSTSTSPPRSPNNTLPIPKKASVEARSMSESSTTDIPYGSIWPGGVSSSYSYSQNPNNLSTSSTLYQSGPGLGLQNNMTLSSPYVSSGLSAGSTAPVYGVQNNLTSTSPTLLSPAGANSPIVYGVQKNLSGSGISTSTVRPSSPSADDTSGKDFKFVLIEKENAPIRKESERLVVTKDTGKQFMSAAPAMTYSEDSLKREKQKFSANTVAEGTDAKSSALKVATKDKATYAEIRKDESGFGLCSWCSWWKWLLGLLLSLLLLLGLLFGLIALGEEVKRLRNRVEALEAISGTPSARSSRLSASSGINIIDPLDSAYVDRSSAGSTLTRSDNNINLGAAGPGGGGAAGAPRQDSTALQRTVQQLIRAELRSDAVRETLKGERGEPGSKGDPGVLGQKGDSGFPGLPGPQGQMGHPGLDGARGPKGSAGEPGPDGPPGQRGREGLMGPRGETGQPGFGAKGDQGGPGHPGPAGPVGPKGDKGEHGASGNPGAPGPKGYQGEAGALGPKGDRGSPGVPGPKGEQGEWGPRGSAGQPGPLGPQGPVGPKGTKGSTGNAGSMGLPGVRGPPGLPGDIGPPGKSGIQGPPGIAGNPGQPGAQGSPGLPGNVITPIGSDTVAIPGLPGPAGPPGPAGSPGLSGPSGPVGVPGQPGPKGTQGEKGERGQKGEQGKPGEPGISVRSSETVSSTRAGIAGWPGPPGPPGPPGPSGPQGPAGETKQGPPGRRGPPGEPAVGYPGPPGEKGEPGSFVPTSETFFAGPPGPAGPKGSPGDRGPQGYQGEPGQPGQPGLPGAPGVGFPGQPGPRGPQGPQGHKGDAGFPGASSGGSFSPVPSGRDESTTGSTDVGQYIAEYLQNGAIREYLAGPPGPPGAPGAPGAQGNTGDGLVDDVANRVIAFIQSSGRGYDGSLGQPGLPGPPGPPGAPGATGNELVDDVANRVIAYIQGSGRGYDGTPGPPGPPGPPGAISVNDIVSLLQREDVRRYVAGPPGPPGPPGDPGHGGQGFNTHQVAERVLSLMNEKGMVGVPGPPGPPGPPGLPGNLLSTGYQSNVGIQGPPGPPGVPGLQGPPGPAGPPGPQGFGNYISSDIRDYLQSVAFKGSPGPPGPPGPEGPPGPMQGLVSYAGHTDRGSITTEQQEHFKSQALGGAMFGLPGLPGPPGPPGHKGEPGVPGATSWNLDTADYSSMAVRVTDYIKSHSLLRDVLRDSDRVVQGPPGPPGPPGIPGQSQWVGSRENVVDMVEYLKSRGVLHDIVSEYNSRIFQGPPGPAGPPGPPGYSGRSGSYGNATELLEYIKLHGLRDIERTHNERNSQGQPGPPGPPGPPGHSRLFGSNTNVSDLVEYIKAHGAIVGQPGRPGQKGEMGFPGIKGDRGGQGPPGRQGPKGLKGDRGDFTMMTKRRRRDIGF, encoded by the exons ATGGACAAGTTAACTACAGTCAGGACTGTCAGCTATGGTGGAGGGGCAGGAGCAGGGAGCAAAG GTGATCTTTCCATGAGTTCAGGTGGGTCAGGTGGAAGAGCTGCGTCAGGAGGCTCCAGTGGCACAAGCAGCTCAGTTGTGGTAACATCCAGCCGCTCCGGTGGATCAGGAGCAAGCAATGGCACCGGAGGCATCAGCATCACGACTGCGGGAGCATCCTCGGCTGATGGTTCTGCAGCCTCTGGGGGCTCCGGGGCAGCGTATAGAGCTGCTGGAGGGGGGTTCTCCGGCATCTCCTCTGGTTTTACCAGTGATGGCAGAGATGGAAAAAGGGAGGGGGGTCAAGGCTCTGTTTCTACAGTGACCAGCTACACTTCAGGTGGATCCGGAGAAGCAAAGAGAGGGTCGTCCTCTGCGATCACTTATTCtccaaaggagaggaggagcatGAGCAGCATGACAGCAGCTCTCTCCGATGTGTTTGATG AAAGTTCAAGCACAAGCTCCTCTCCAGAGTACAGCAGGAAGGAGTACG GCACATCAAATGCAACGTCAGGCtctgccaccagggggagaaCGCAGAGCAGAG AGAGTGAGATCAGAGCCAGACTTCAGAGTGCTTCTCCCTCAGCATGCT GGACGGAGCTGGATGATGTGAAGCGTCTGCTGAGAGGAAACTCCACCAGCACCAGCCCCCCTCGGTCCCCCAACAACACGCTGCCCATCCCCAAGAAGGCCAGCGTGGAGGCCCGCAGCATGTCTGAGAGCTCCACCACAG ACATCCCCTATGGCAGCATTTGGCCTGGAGGTGTGAGCAGTAGCTACAGTTACAGCCAAAACCCCAACAACCTGTCCACTAGCTCCACTCTTTACCAGTCAG GTCCAGGTCTAGGACTTCAGAACAACATGACTCTCAGCTCTCCCTATGTGAGCAGTGGCCTCTCTGCCGGCAGCACAG CTCCAGTGTACGGTGTTCAGAATAATCTGACCAGCACCAGCcccactcttctctctccagcagGAGCCAACTCCCCAATAG tcTATGGTGTGCAGAAAAATTTGTCTGGCTCTGGAATAAGCACAAGCACAG TGAGACCCAGCAGTCCCTCTGCTGACGACACCTCAGGAAAAGACTTTAAGTTTGTGCTGATAGAGAAGGAGAACGCTCCCATCAGGAAGGAGTCAGAGAGGCTGGTCGTGACCAAAGACACAGGGAAGCAGTTCATGTCTGCTGCACCTGCTA TGACCTACTCTGAAGACtcactgaagagagagaaacagaagttTTCAGCCAACACAGTGGCAGAAGGAACAGATGCTAAAT CTTCAGCCCTGAAGGTTGCCACAAAAGACAAAGCCACATATGCAG agatcCGAAAAGATGAATCAGGTTTTGGCTTGTGCTCCTGGTGCAGCTGGTGGAAGTGGCTGCTGGGCCTCCTGCtcagcctgctcctcctcctcggacTCCTCTTTGGACTCATCGCTTTAG GTGAAGAAGTAAAACGCCTTAGGAACCGCGTTGAAGCCTTGGAAGCCATCAGTGGCACCCCCTCAGCCAGATCCAGTCGCTTGTCGGCCTCCTCTGGCATCAACATCATCGACCCACTGGATTCAGCATATGTGGACAGGAGTTCCGCTGGGTCCACCCTGACCCGCTCTGACAACAACATCAACCTGGGGGCTGCTGGGCCGGGGGGAGGAGGCGCAGCGGGCGCACCGAGACAGGACAGCACTGCACTGCAGAGAACTGTTCAGCAGCTGATCAGGGCTGAGCTCCGCTCGGATGCTGTACGAG AAACActaaaaggagagagaggagagccagGATCTAAAG GTGACCCAGGGGTACTAGGACAAAAAG GGGATAGTGGTTTCCCTGGTCTGCCAG GTCCCCAAGGGCAGATGGGTCACCCAGGATTGGATGGGGCCAGGGGACCAAAGGGAAGTGCAG GTGAACCAGGTCCTGATGGACCGCCAGGACAAAGGGGCCGTGAGGGACTGATGGGCCCCCGTGGAGAGACTGGCCAACCTGGTTTTGGAGCGAAAGGAGATCAAG GTGGGCCAGGACACCCTGGTCCTGCTGGACCTGTTGGGCCAAAAg GTGACAAGGGAGAGCACGGAGCCTCAGGAAATCCTG GTGCTCCTGGACCAAAGGGTTACCAGGGTGAAGCAGGAGCGCTAGGACCAAAGG GTGACAGAGGAAGTCCAGGGGTGCCAGGACCCAAAGGCGAGCAGGGAGAGTGGGGACCACGTGGATCAGCAG GTCAACCAGGACCACTTGGACCACAAGGTCCTGTTGGACCAAAGGGAACTAAGGGGAGtacag GTAATGCAGGTTCAATGGGACTTCCTGGAGTCAGAGGACCACCTGGACTTCCTGGAGATATTGGACCCCCAG GCAAATCCGGGATTCAAGGACCCCCAG GCATCGCTGGAAACCCAGGACAACCTGGTGCTCAAG GTTCACCGGGTTTGCCTGGTAATGTCATCACTCCAA TTGGCTCTGACACTGTGGCCATCCCAGGACTTCCAGGGCCCGCTGGGCCTCCAGGCCCTGCTGGATCCCCTGGTTTGTCTGGTCCCAGTGGCCCAGTTGGTGTCCCAGGACAACCTG GTCCTAAGGGTACACAGGGTGAGAAAGGAGAAAGGGGACAGAAGGGAGAGCAAGGAAAACCTGGCGAGCCGGGCATCAGCGTCAGAAGTTCAGAAACTGTCAGTTCCACTCGAGCTGGTA TAGCAGGTTGGCCTGGTCCACCAGGACCCCCAGGTCCTCCTGGACCATCTGGTCCTCAGGGTCCTGCCG GTGAGACTAAACAAGGTCCTCCAGGACGCAGAGGTCCTCCAGGAGAACCAG CTGTTGGCTATCCTGGACCCccaggagagaaaggagaacCTGGCAGCTTTGTGCCTACATCAG AGACCTTCTTTGCTGGACCACCAGGACCCGCTGGTCCAAAGGGTTCACCAG GCGATAGAGGGCCACAAGGTTACCAAG GTGAACCAGGTCAACCAGGTCAACCAGGTCTACCAGGGGCACCAGGTGTTG GTTTCCCAGGTCAGCCTGGACCTAGGGGGCCTCAGGGACCACAAGGACATAAAG GTGATGCAGGATTCCCCGGAGCCTCTAGTG GTGGTTCATTCAGTCCTGTCCCAAGTGGAAGAGATGAAAGTACGACTGGATCAACTGATGTGGGCCAGTACATCGCAGAGTACCTTCAGA ATGGAGCCATCAGGGAATATCTGGCTGGACCTCCTGGGCCTCCTGGTGCTCCTGGTGCTCCAGGAGCCCAAGGGAACACAGGGGATGGGCTGGTTGACGATGTGGCCAATCGAGTCATTGCCTTCATTCAGA GTTCAGGTAGAGGATACGATGGGTCTCTTGGACAACCTGGACTTCCCGGGCCTCCTGGTCCTCCCGGAGCCCCAGGGGCCACAGGGAATGAGCTGGTGGACGATGTGGCCAATAGAGTCATCGCCTACATCCAAG GTTCAGGTAGAGGGTACGATGGGACTCCTGGCCCTCCTGGTCCTCCAGGTCCACCTGGTGCCATCTCTGTAAATGACATAGTCAGTCTTTTACAAC GAGAGGATGTCAGGAGATACGTTGCCGGTCCACCTGGTCCACCGGGACCACCTGGAGATCCAGGTCATGGTGGTCAGGGATTTAACACCCACCAGGTGGCTGAACGGGTGCTCAGTCTCATGAATG AGAAGGGAATGGTCGGTGTCCCTGGACCACCTGGACCCCCTGGGCCTCCTGGTCTACCTGGAAACTTGTTATCAA CTGGGTATCAATCAAATGTGGGCATTCAGGGGCCTCCTGGTCCTCCAGGTGTCCCTGGTCTACAAGGACCACCTGGACCAGCAGGGCCACCTGGCCCACAAGGATTTGGCAACTACATCAGCTCTGATATTCGTGACTACCTGCAAA GTGTCGCTTTCAAAGGCTCACCAGGCCCCCCTGGTCCCCCTGGACCTGAGGGCCCCCCTGGTCCAATGCAAGGATTGGTCTCCTATGCTGGGCATACAGACAGAGGTTCAATCACAacagaacaacaagaacattTCAAGA GTCAAGCTCTGGGAGGAGCCATGTTTGGGCTTCCTGGTCTGCCAGGCCCTCCTGGACCCCCAGGACACAAAGGAGAGCCAGGTGTGCCTGGCGCTACATCCTGGAACCTGGATACTGCTGACTACTCCAGTATGGCTGTCCGAGTAACTGATTACATCAAAT CCCACAGTCTGCTCCGTGATGTTCTGAGAGACTCTGACCGTGTTGTCCAAGGACCTCCAGGACCTCCTGGACCTCCAGGAATACCTGGACAAAGCCAGTGGGTCGGCTCCCGTGAAAATGTTGTGGACATGGTGGAATATCTCAAAT CTCGTGGTGTGCTCCACGATATTGTGAGCGAGTACAACAGCCGCATCTTCCAAGGACCTCCAGGACCGGCAGGCCCCCCAGGTCCGCCAGGATACAGCGGACGGTCTGGTTCATATGGAAATGCAACAGAACTGCTGGAATACATCAAAT TGCATGGCCTTCGTGACATTGAGCGCACTCACAATGAACGTAACAGCCAAGGACAACCGGGACCACCTGGCCCTCCAGGTCCACCGGGACACAGCCGCTTGTTTGGTTCCAATACAAACGTCTCTGATTTGGTGGAATACATCAAAG CTCATGGAGCCATTGTAGGACAACCTGGGAGACCAGGACAGAAAGGGGAGATGGGATTCCCCGGCATAAAAGGAGACAGAG GTGGACAAGGTCCTCCTGGGCGTCAGGGACCCAAAGGACTAAAGGGTGACAGAG gAGATTTCACAATGATGACCAAAAGACGAAGGAGGGACATTGGCTTCTGA
- the LOC109627310 gene encoding collagen alpha-1(XVII) chain-like isoform X4: MDKLTTVRTVSYGGGAGAGSKGDLSMSSGGSGGRAASGGSSGTSSSVVVTSSRSGGSGASNGTGGISITTAGASSADGSAASGGSGAAYRAAGGGFSGISSGFTSDGRDGKREGGQGSVSTVTSYTSGGSGEAKRGSSSAITYSPKERRSMSSMTAALSDVFDESSSTSSSPEYSRKEYGTSNATSGSATRGRTQSRESEIRARLQSASPSACWTELDDVKRLLRGNSTSTSPPRSPNNTLPIPKKASVEARSMSESSTTDIPYGSIWPGGVSSSYSYSQNPNNLSTSSTLYQSGPGLGLQNNMTLSSPYVSSGLSAGSTAPVYGVQNNLTSTSPTLLSPAGANSPIVRPSSPSADDTSGKDFKFVLIEKENAPIRKESERLVVTKDTGKQFMSAAPASTSVTYSEDSLKREKQKFSANTVAEGTDAKSSALKVATKDKATYAEIRKDESGFGLCSWCSWWKWLLGLLLSLLLLLGLLFGLIALGEEVKRLRNRVEALEAISGTPSARSSRLSASSGINIIDPLDSAYVDRSSAGSTLTRSDNNINLGAAGPGGGGAAGAPRQDSTALQRTVQQLIRAELRSDAVRETLKGERGEPGSKGDPGVLGQKGDSGFPGLPGPQGQMGHPGLDGARGPKGSAGEPGPDGPPGQRGREGLMGPRGETGQPGFGAKGDQGGPGHPGPAGPVGPKGDKGEHGASGNPGAPGPKGYQGEAGALGPKGDRGSPGVPGPKGEQGEWGPRGSAGQPGPLGPQGPVGPKGTKGSTGNAGSMGLPGVRGPPGLPGDIGPPGKSGIQGPPGIAGNPGQPGAQGSPGLPGNVITPIGSDTVAIPGLPGPAGPPGPAGSPGLSGPSGPVGVPGQPGPKGTQGEKGERGQKGEQGKPGEPGISVRSSETVSSTRAGIAGWPGPPGPPGPPGPSGPQGPAGETKQGPPGRRGPPGEPAVGYPGPPGEKGEPGSFVPTSETFFAGPPGPAGPKGSPGDRGPQGYQGEPGQPGQPGLPGAPGVGFPGQPGPRGPQGPQGHKGDAGFPGASSGGSFSPVPSGRDESTTGSTDVGQYIAEYLQNGAIREYLAGPPGPPGAPGAPGAQGNTGDGLVDDVANRVIAFIQSSGRGYDGSLGQPGLPGPPGPPGAPGATGNELVDDVANRVIAYIQGSGRGYDGTPGPPGPPGPPGAISVNDIVSLLQREDVRRYVAGPPGPPGPPGDPGHGGQGFNTHQVAERVLSLMNEKGMVGVPGPPGPPGPPGLPGNLLSTGYQSNVGIQGPPGPPGVPGLQGPPGPAGPPGPQGFGNYISSDIRDYLQSVAFKGSPGPPGPPGPEGPPGPMQGLVSYAGHTDRGSITTEQQEHFKSQALGGAMFGLPGLPGPPGPPGHKGEPGVPGATSWNLDTADYSSMAVRVTDYIKSHSLLRDVLRDSDRVVQGPPGPPGPPGIPGQSQWVGSRENVVDMVEYLKSRGVLHDIVSEYNSRIFQGPPGPAGPPGPPGYSGRSGSYGNATELLEYIKLHGLRDIERTHNERNSQGQPGPPGPPGPPGHSRLFGSNTNVSDLVEYIKAHGAIVGQPGRPGQKGEMGFPGIKGDRGGQGPPGRQGPKGLKGDRGDFTMMTKRRRRDIGF, from the exons ATGGACAAGTTAACTACAGTCAGGACTGTCAGCTATGGTGGAGGGGCAGGAGCAGGGAGCAAAG GTGATCTTTCCATGAGTTCAGGTGGGTCAGGTGGAAGAGCTGCGTCAGGAGGCTCCAGTGGCACAAGCAGCTCAGTTGTGGTAACATCCAGCCGCTCCGGTGGATCAGGAGCAAGCAATGGCACCGGAGGCATCAGCATCACGACTGCGGGAGCATCCTCGGCTGATGGTTCTGCAGCCTCTGGGGGCTCCGGGGCAGCGTATAGAGCTGCTGGAGGGGGGTTCTCCGGCATCTCCTCTGGTTTTACCAGTGATGGCAGAGATGGAAAAAGGGAGGGGGGTCAAGGCTCTGTTTCTACAGTGACCAGCTACACTTCAGGTGGATCCGGAGAAGCAAAGAGAGGGTCGTCCTCTGCGATCACTTATTCtccaaaggagaggaggagcatGAGCAGCATGACAGCAGCTCTCTCCGATGTGTTTGATG AAAGTTCAAGCACAAGCTCCTCTCCAGAGTACAGCAGGAAGGAGTACG GCACATCAAATGCAACGTCAGGCtctgccaccagggggagaaCGCAGAGCAGAG AGAGTGAGATCAGAGCCAGACTTCAGAGTGCTTCTCCCTCAGCATGCT GGACGGAGCTGGATGATGTGAAGCGTCTGCTGAGAGGAAACTCCACCAGCACCAGCCCCCCTCGGTCCCCCAACAACACGCTGCCCATCCCCAAGAAGGCCAGCGTGGAGGCCCGCAGCATGTCTGAGAGCTCCACCACAG ACATCCCCTATGGCAGCATTTGGCCTGGAGGTGTGAGCAGTAGCTACAGTTACAGCCAAAACCCCAACAACCTGTCCACTAGCTCCACTCTTTACCAGTCAG GTCCAGGTCTAGGACTTCAGAACAACATGACTCTCAGCTCTCCCTATGTGAGCAGTGGCCTCTCTGCCGGCAGCACAG CTCCAGTGTACGGTGTTCAGAATAATCTGACCAGCACCAGCcccactcttctctctccagcagGAGCCAACTCCCCAATAG TGAGACCCAGCAGTCCCTCTGCTGACGACACCTCAGGAAAAGACTTTAAGTTTGTGCTGATAGAGAAGGAGAACGCTCCCATCAGGAAGGAGTCAGAGAGGCTGGTCGTGACCAAAGACACAGGGAAGCAGTTCATGTCTGCTGCACCTGCTAGTACTTCTG TGACCTACTCTGAAGACtcactgaagagagagaaacagaagttTTCAGCCAACACAGTGGCAGAAGGAACAGATGCTAAAT CTTCAGCCCTGAAGGTTGCCACAAAAGACAAAGCCACATATGCAG agatcCGAAAAGATGAATCAGGTTTTGGCTTGTGCTCCTGGTGCAGCTGGTGGAAGTGGCTGCTGGGCCTCCTGCtcagcctgctcctcctcctcggacTCCTCTTTGGACTCATCGCTTTAG GTGAAGAAGTAAAACGCCTTAGGAACCGCGTTGAAGCCTTGGAAGCCATCAGTGGCACCCCCTCAGCCAGATCCAGTCGCTTGTCGGCCTCCTCTGGCATCAACATCATCGACCCACTGGATTCAGCATATGTGGACAGGAGTTCCGCTGGGTCCACCCTGACCCGCTCTGACAACAACATCAACCTGGGGGCTGCTGGGCCGGGGGGAGGAGGCGCAGCGGGCGCACCGAGACAGGACAGCACTGCACTGCAGAGAACTGTTCAGCAGCTGATCAGGGCTGAGCTCCGCTCGGATGCTGTACGAG AAACActaaaaggagagagaggagagccagGATCTAAAG GTGACCCAGGGGTACTAGGACAAAAAG GGGATAGTGGTTTCCCTGGTCTGCCAG GTCCCCAAGGGCAGATGGGTCACCCAGGATTGGATGGGGCCAGGGGACCAAAGGGAAGTGCAG GTGAACCAGGTCCTGATGGACCGCCAGGACAAAGGGGCCGTGAGGGACTGATGGGCCCCCGTGGAGAGACTGGCCAACCTGGTTTTGGAGCGAAAGGAGATCAAG GTGGGCCAGGACACCCTGGTCCTGCTGGACCTGTTGGGCCAAAAg GTGACAAGGGAGAGCACGGAGCCTCAGGAAATCCTG GTGCTCCTGGACCAAAGGGTTACCAGGGTGAAGCAGGAGCGCTAGGACCAAAGG GTGACAGAGGAAGTCCAGGGGTGCCAGGACCCAAAGGCGAGCAGGGAGAGTGGGGACCACGTGGATCAGCAG GTCAACCAGGACCACTTGGACCACAAGGTCCTGTTGGACCAAAGGGAACTAAGGGGAGtacag GTAATGCAGGTTCAATGGGACTTCCTGGAGTCAGAGGACCACCTGGACTTCCTGGAGATATTGGACCCCCAG GCAAATCCGGGATTCAAGGACCCCCAG GCATCGCTGGAAACCCAGGACAACCTGGTGCTCAAG GTTCACCGGGTTTGCCTGGTAATGTCATCACTCCAA TTGGCTCTGACACTGTGGCCATCCCAGGACTTCCAGGGCCCGCTGGGCCTCCAGGCCCTGCTGGATCCCCTGGTTTGTCTGGTCCCAGTGGCCCAGTTGGTGTCCCAGGACAACCTG GTCCTAAGGGTACACAGGGTGAGAAAGGAGAAAGGGGACAGAAGGGAGAGCAAGGAAAACCTGGCGAGCCGGGCATCAGCGTCAGAAGTTCAGAAACTGTCAGTTCCACTCGAGCTGGTA TAGCAGGTTGGCCTGGTCCACCAGGACCCCCAGGTCCTCCTGGACCATCTGGTCCTCAGGGTCCTGCCG GTGAGACTAAACAAGGTCCTCCAGGACGCAGAGGTCCTCCAGGAGAACCAG CTGTTGGCTATCCTGGACCCccaggagagaaaggagaacCTGGCAGCTTTGTGCCTACATCAG AGACCTTCTTTGCTGGACCACCAGGACCCGCTGGTCCAAAGGGTTCACCAG GCGATAGAGGGCCACAAGGTTACCAAG GTGAACCAGGTCAACCAGGTCAACCAGGTCTACCAGGGGCACCAGGTGTTG GTTTCCCAGGTCAGCCTGGACCTAGGGGGCCTCAGGGACCACAAGGACATAAAG GTGATGCAGGATTCCCCGGAGCCTCTAGTG GTGGTTCATTCAGTCCTGTCCCAAGTGGAAGAGATGAAAGTACGACTGGATCAACTGATGTGGGCCAGTACATCGCAGAGTACCTTCAGA ATGGAGCCATCAGGGAATATCTGGCTGGACCTCCTGGGCCTCCTGGTGCTCCTGGTGCTCCAGGAGCCCAAGGGAACACAGGGGATGGGCTGGTTGACGATGTGGCCAATCGAGTCATTGCCTTCATTCAGA GTTCAGGTAGAGGATACGATGGGTCTCTTGGACAACCTGGACTTCCCGGGCCTCCTGGTCCTCCCGGAGCCCCAGGGGCCACAGGGAATGAGCTGGTGGACGATGTGGCCAATAGAGTCATCGCCTACATCCAAG GTTCAGGTAGAGGGTACGATGGGACTCCTGGCCCTCCTGGTCCTCCAGGTCCACCTGGTGCCATCTCTGTAAATGACATAGTCAGTCTTTTACAAC GAGAGGATGTCAGGAGATACGTTGCCGGTCCACCTGGTCCACCGGGACCACCTGGAGATCCAGGTCATGGTGGTCAGGGATTTAACACCCACCAGGTGGCTGAACGGGTGCTCAGTCTCATGAATG AGAAGGGAATGGTCGGTGTCCCTGGACCACCTGGACCCCCTGGGCCTCCTGGTCTACCTGGAAACTTGTTATCAA CTGGGTATCAATCAAATGTGGGCATTCAGGGGCCTCCTGGTCCTCCAGGTGTCCCTGGTCTACAAGGACCACCTGGACCAGCAGGGCCACCTGGCCCACAAGGATTTGGCAACTACATCAGCTCTGATATTCGTGACTACCTGCAAA GTGTCGCTTTCAAAGGCTCACCAGGCCCCCCTGGTCCCCCTGGACCTGAGGGCCCCCCTGGTCCAATGCAAGGATTGGTCTCCTATGCTGGGCATACAGACAGAGGTTCAATCACAacagaacaacaagaacattTCAAGA GTCAAGCTCTGGGAGGAGCCATGTTTGGGCTTCCTGGTCTGCCAGGCCCTCCTGGACCCCCAGGACACAAAGGAGAGCCAGGTGTGCCTGGCGCTACATCCTGGAACCTGGATACTGCTGACTACTCCAGTATGGCTGTCCGAGTAACTGATTACATCAAAT CCCACAGTCTGCTCCGTGATGTTCTGAGAGACTCTGACCGTGTTGTCCAAGGACCTCCAGGACCTCCTGGACCTCCAGGAATACCTGGACAAAGCCAGTGGGTCGGCTCCCGTGAAAATGTTGTGGACATGGTGGAATATCTCAAAT CTCGTGGTGTGCTCCACGATATTGTGAGCGAGTACAACAGCCGCATCTTCCAAGGACCTCCAGGACCGGCAGGCCCCCCAGGTCCGCCAGGATACAGCGGACGGTCTGGTTCATATGGAAATGCAACAGAACTGCTGGAATACATCAAAT TGCATGGCCTTCGTGACATTGAGCGCACTCACAATGAACGTAACAGCCAAGGACAACCGGGACCACCTGGCCCTCCAGGTCCACCGGGACACAGCCGCTTGTTTGGTTCCAATACAAACGTCTCTGATTTGGTGGAATACATCAAAG CTCATGGAGCCATTGTAGGACAACCTGGGAGACCAGGACAGAAAGGGGAGATGGGATTCCCCGGCATAAAAGGAGACAGAG GTGGACAAGGTCCTCCTGGGCGTCAGGGACCCAAAGGACTAAAGGGTGACAGAG gAGATTTCACAATGATGACCAAAAGACGAAGGAGGGACATTGGCTTCTGA